The Gallus gallus isolate bGalGal1 chromosome 3, bGalGal1.mat.broiler.GRCg7b, whole genome shotgun sequence genome window below encodes:
- the LOC421232 gene encoding GDNF-inducible zinc finger protein 1: MPVYWMVVPPTHRPNAASKDSDREIWDGMSEAELEKSAMHKESASCEEEPARPPVTQTDCSELQEQKQKCTEAQRGTETLSEEGNEAEGEKSVKGEEEGVHDAEYSDVEDSRDNDEACTEEDDEDDECSNEKCAEECESAEEFKIKKVNRSGVNKKSAYVIRCNKCNEQFVSRKKYVDHCRDIHQCLPGKVYQCDICSKSFASYNSWKEHRACVHTDERQFACSLCNATFKRKRDVRTHYVRKHEGRVKRPLCSVCGKILSSRTALVFHMRTHTGEKPYECGICHSKFAQPSQLKIHTRSHTGEKPYVCEDCGACFADKGKLTGHKRTHTGERLFKCDVCGKHFATNEYLKCHKRCHMGAKPYKCEVCGKTFGLRASLAQHSNVHAETRPYFCEQCGKTFTQQGALRRHQRIHTGEKPYKCRACERTFTDMSTLRRHVSIHDRNAHWRSFLIDLTTKKTHNWSKIETFSGACMGEDSVPEIWSVDRGKLYKPESVILKQIQHVPPGVSNTEGTDRSVLCL, from the exons ATGCCTGTCTACTGGATGGTAGTTCCACCTACACACAGACCAAATGCAGCAAGCAAAGATAGTGATAGGGAGATATGGGATGGGATGTCAGAGGCTGAACTAGAAAAGAGTGCAATGCACAAAGAGTCTGCAAGTTGTGAGGAAGAGCCTGCAAGGCCACCTGTTACACAGACAGACTGTAGTGAACTgcaagaacagaagcagaaatgtacGGAAGCTCAAAGAGGAACGGAAACACTGAGTGAAGAAGGGAATGAAGCTGAAGGTGAGAAGAgtgtgaagggagaggaggagggagttCATGATGCAGAGTATTCAGATGTTGAAGATTCTAGAGATAATGATGAAGCCTGTACTGAGgaagatgatgaggatgatgaatGCTCCAATGAAAAATGTGCTGAAGAATGTGAATCAGctgaagaatttaaaataaagaaggtAAATAGAAGTGGGGTGAATAAGAAATCCGCGTATGTAATAAGATGCAATAAGTGTAATGAGCAGTTTGTTTCCCGGAAAAAGTATGTGGATCACTGCAGGGATATCCATCAGTGCTTGCCTGGTAAAGTCTATCAGTGTGACATCTGCAGCAAGTCATTTGCTAGTTACAACAGCTGGAAGGAGCACCGAGCATGCGTCCACACTGATGAAAGGCAGTTTGCCTGCAGCCTTTGCAATGctacttttaaaagaaagagggaTGTGAGGACACATTATGTGCGGAAGCATGAAGGCAGAGTCAAACGccctctctgctctgtctgTGGGAAGATCCTCAGCTCCCGAACAGCACTAGTGTTTCACATGCGGACACATACAGGAGAAAAACCTTATGAATGTGGCATTTGTCATTCAAAATTTGCTCAGCCATCACAGCTTAAGATCCATACCAG ATCCCATACAGGGGAAAAACCATATGTTTGTGAGGACTGTGGTGCTTGCTTTGCTGATAAAGGGAAACTCACTGGCCACAAAAGGACACACACGG GTGAGCGTCTCTTTAAGTGTGATGTGTGTGGAAAACATTTTGCCAccaatgaatatttaaaatgccATAAACGATGCCACATGGGTGCTAAGCCGTACAAATGCGAGGTTTGTGGGAAGACGTTTGGATTGAGAGCCTCACTAGCTCAGCACAGTAATGTCCACGCAG AGACCCGTCCGTATTTCTGTGAACAGTGTGGAAAAACATTCACCCAGCAGGGCGCTCTCCGGCGCCATCAGCGTATTCATACTGGGGAGAAGCCCTACAAGTGCAGAGCATGTGAGAGAACTTTCACAGACATGTCCACCCTGCGGAGACACGTGTCG ATTCACGACCGAAATGCTCACTGGAGAAGCTTCCTAATAGACctaacaaccaaaaaaacccacaactggTCCAAAATAGAGACATTCTCAGGAGCCTGTATGGGCGAAGACTCCGTACCAGAAATTTGGTCAGTTGACCGAGGTAAACTTTATAAACCAGAAAGCGTCATTCTTAAACAGATACAGCATGTGCCACCTGGCGTTAGCAACACAGAAGGCACCGACCGCTCCGTCCTCTGCCTGTAA